In Aegilops tauschii subsp. strangulata cultivar AL8/78 chromosome 3, Aet v6.0, whole genome shotgun sequence, one genomic interval encodes:
- the LOC109779267 gene encoding uncharacterized protein: MAGSTSPGGTPVTVDAAAAARTTAGKNGDDGACSPTPDRGRSRGRSRTRRHGKEIVVHERTVQERLVPGGNTVWPMLTPTNYFEWSMLMQINMEANLIDGGCDCGEEDGEGGVDTIKTMRMGVARVREATAQRLRSEFEAIAFRDGETLDAFGMRITSLVNNLRSLGDTMDEVRVVQKFLRVVPSRYMQIDLAIETMLDHNTLSVEELVGRLRSAEERYLTNDQGGGGGAQLLMTEAQWQARKNQRAQGQNSGQGGGQGGSGGPCGSGGQGGGSGGPCGSGGQGGGSSRRRGKQQNRRGGGQGGGGHGGRDGANGEHDMSQVKCYNCNKPRHFSKHCTKPRRERKEQANLARGEGEDTETSLLLTTVSALSTTIERPVERVLLNEERSQVRAGPADGRCDMSWYLDTGASNHMSGCREIFSELDVGVRGSVRLGDGNDVQIEGRGTILFECRNGEHLTLSEVYFIPRLRSNIISLGQMDELGCETNIRHGLLRLRDQEGRLIARVQRNGGRLYVLRLTAGRPVCLLSRGADEAWLWHGRYGHLNFRALRDLGCLGMADGVPVIDRVDQVCDGCALGKQHRPVHPGHDVSRGACSGARPQRSMWADQASHSGR; this comes from the exons ATGGCTGGTTCGACATCCCCGGGGGGCACTCCGGTGACCGTTGACGCCGCGGCAGCGGCCCGTACAACAGCTGGCAAGAACGGCGACGACGGCGCGTGCTCGCCGACTCCAGACCGCGGTCGCAGCCGTGGTCGGAGTCGAACCCGCAGGCACGGCAAGGAGATCGTCGTGCACGAGCGCACGGTCCAGGAGCGCCTCGTCCCGGGCGGCAACACGGTGTGGCCGATGCTCACGCCGACGAACTACTTTGAGTGGTCCATGCTGATGCAAATCAACATGGAGGCCAACTTGAT AGATGGTGGGTGCGATTGTGGTGAAGAGGACGGCGAAGGAGGCGTGGACACGATCAAGACCATGCGCATGGGCGTGGCGCGCGTCCGCGAAGCCACGGCGCAACGACTGCGCTCCGAGTTTGAGGCGATCGCGTTCCGCGACGGTGAAACGCTCGACGCGTTCGGCATGCGGATCACCTCGCTCGTCAATAACCTGCGCTCGCTCGGCGACACCATGGATGAGGTGAGAGTGGTTCAGAAATTCCTCCGCGTCGTCCCGTCTCGGTACATGCAGATTGATCTCGCCATCGAGACGATGCTCGACCACAACACGCTCTCAGTTGAGGAGCTCGTCGGTCGCCTGCGCTCCGCGGAGGAGCGCTACCTCACCAACGATCAAGGTGGAGGCGGCGGGGCACAGCTGCTGATGACGGAGGCGCAGTGGCAGGCACGGAAGAACCAGCGCGCCCAAGGCCAGAACAGTGGCCAGGGCGGCGGTCAAGGCGGCTCCGGTGGACCATGCGGGTCTGGCGGACagggcggcggctccggtggaCCATGCGGGTCTGGCGGACAGGGCGGCGGCTCAAGCCGTCGCCGTGGCAAGCAGCAAAACCGTCGTGGTGGCGGCCAGGGCGGTGGTGGACATGGCGGGCGCGACGGCGCGAACGGAGAGCACGACATGTCCCAGGTCAAGTGTTACAATTGTAACAAACCTAGGCACTTCTCCAAGCACTGCACCAAGCCACGACGTGAACGCAAGGAGCAGGCGAACTTGGCGCGTGGCGAAGGGGAAGACACGGAGACGTCTCTCCTGCTGACCACGGTGAGCGCGCTCTCGACAACCATAGAGCGCCCGGTCGAGCGCGTTCTCCTCAACGAGGAGCGCTCCCAGGTGCGAGCCGGCCCTGCCGACGGTCGCTGCGACATGTCCTGGTACCTGGACACCGGGGCGAGCAACCACATGTCCGGGTGCCGGGAGATCTTCTCCGAGCTTGATGTCGGCGTGCGCGGCTCCGTGAGGCTTGGCGACGGCAACGACGTCCAGATCGAGGGGAGGGGCACCATTCTCTTTGAGTGCCGAAACGGTGAGCACCTGACCCTGTCAGAGGTGTACTTCATACCTCGTCTTCGCAGCAATATTATCAGCTTGGGTCAGATGGACGAGCTTGGGTGTGAGACCAACATCCGCCATGGGCTGCTGCGGCTTCGCGATCAGGAAGGCCGCCTCATCGCGCGCGTTCAGAGGAACGGCGGACGGCTGTACGTGCTCCGCCTGACGGCAGGGCGCCCTGTCTGCCTGTTGTCACGCGGTGCGGACGAGGCGTGGTTGTGGCACGGTCGCTACGGCCACCTGAACTTCCGTGCGCTGCGGGATCTGGGGTGCTTGGGCATGGCGGACGGCGTTCCCGTCATCGACCGCGTCGACCAAGTGTGCGACGGGTGCGCCCTGGGCAAGCAGCATCGGCCGGTTCACCCAGGCCACGACGTATCGCGCGGAGCGTGCTCTGGAGCTCGTCCACAGCGATCTATGTGGGCCGATCAAGCCAGCCACAGCGGGAGGTAG
- the LOC109779277 gene encoding disease resistance protein RGA5, producing the protein MEAAVVSVSHGAIGFVIAKLGDLLAGKYKLLKQAKGKIMFLKAELESMPAFLERMSEAEEEPDKQAKCWANEVRDLSYDIEDSVDEFMLLVEGESNGESHGFKGFIHRSMNLLTTMNTRQKVAKEFQGLKSRVMEVSERRMRYKIDDAVSKPNNTTIDIRMLALYADTSGLVGIDGLRDELIHLMVGEEGVSAQQRKVLSIVGFGGLGKTTLANQIYHRLKWQYECQAFVSVSQKPNIRMILRRMLSQVGYVALEGTNMEIWAEDELISALRQFLMDKRYLIVIDDIWDETTWNVIRCALPKNLDGSMIITTTRINTVARACCCNQHDYVYKMKSLSNEDSRKLFFNRVFGSEEACPLYLEEVSAQILKRCAGLPLAIVTISSLLASEQNTLKENWVHIKNSLGPNFEVNPTLEGMRQILSLSYINLPHYLKTCMLYLGMYPEDYIIWKNDLVRQWIAQGFVSKVHGQYPEAIAEGYFNELVNRGIIQPVDTDHNNEVLSCKVHDMILDLIVHKCRDENFIIATHDIQAMIGLSGKVRRLSLYLDGIIDGTILETAQLSQVRALARFGTSAYAPPLLKFNHLRVLTLEFTSGNHGSEIPDLTGISHLFHLRYLKIKADGEIVLPRKIRGLEQLETLELGACPLEVPQDVIHLRRLQHLIIPSGINLPDGIGNMKSVCTLQEFDVGLNSIDNIRGLGELTNLRNLRICYYMDELHDRKTTQRLDVLRCSLEKLCNLRYLHTDSNINSIYALSSHVSLCLLRRLHMLCMFPMVPKWIGELHNLIDLDLRVEVLEDDIVILAQLQSLNHLKLHVEGTCEAKEKVVICGIGFPILKHFRLSCIRISQLTFEAGAMPSLEKLEVRLNFLYGGAPMGIEYLLGLKEILVIVGGYGAEGSTTRAAVSALREAINMRSSRPTADITCVDNSMFFGLLSLSSDGFNWRKFGQKTIHDSKFRRDYYRCAHYRSHKCPVIKHMQRTDADPLLFQVVYRHEHTCTTQSMFPLPQPGNEEIVDR; encoded by the exons ATGGAGGCAGCAGTGGTGAGCGTGTCGCATGGCGCCATTGGCTTCGTGATTGCGAAGCTTGGTGATCTGCTCGCTGGCAAGTACAAGCTGCTGAAACAAGCCAAAGGCAAGATAATGTTCCTTAAAGCTGAGCTCGAGAGTATGCCAGCATTCCTGGAGAGGATgtcggaggcggaggaggagcccGACAAGCAAGCCAAGTGCTGGGCAAACGAGGTGCGTGATCTGTCCTATGACATCGAGGACAGCGTCGATGAGTTCATGCTCCTGGTGGAAGGTGAGTCCAACGGCGAGTCCCATGGGTTTAAGGGGTTCATTCATAGGAGCATGAACTTGTTGACGACGATGAACACTCGGCAAAAGGTCGCCAAGGAGTTCCAAGGCCTCAAGAGCCGTGTCATGGAGGTGAGCGAGCGACGCATGAGGTACAAGATTGATGATGCTGTCTCAAAGCCAAACAATACAACCATAGACATTCGCATGCTGGCACTCTATGCGGACACATCGGGCCTTGTGGGTATCGATGGCCTGAGGGATGAATTAATACACCTGATGGTGGGTGAAGAGGGTGTTTCTGCACAACAGAGGAAGGTCCTCTCTATAGTGGGATTTGGAGGGCTTGGTAAGACTACACTTGCGAACCAGATTTACCACAGGCTAAAGTGGCAGTACGAGTGTCAGGCTTTCGTTTCCGTGTCCCAGAAACCAAACATACGAATGATTCTGAGAAGAATGCTCTCTCAAGTTGGCTATGTAGCGCTGGAGGGAACCAACATGGAAATATGGGCAGAGGATGAACTGATCAGTGCACTCAGACAATTCCTTATGGATAAGAG GTACTTGATTGTAATTGATGACATTTGGGATGAAACTACATGGAATGTTATTAGATGTGCTCTTCCAAAAAATTTGGACGGTAGCATGATAATAACAACTACCCGAATTAATACTGTGGCTAGAGCTTGCTGCTGCAACCAGCATGACTATGTTTATAAGATGAAGTCACTAAGCAACGAAGACTCAAGAAAGCTATTTTTCAACAGAGTATTTGGTTCAGAGGAAGCCTGCCCTCTGTATTTGGAAGAAGTTTCAGCTCAGATTTTAAAAAGATGTGCTGGCTTGCCTCTTGCAATTGTGACTATATCTAGCCTTTTGGCTAGTGAGCAAAACACATTGAAGGAGAATTGGGTGCATATAAAGAATTCATTGGGCCCCAATTTCGAGGTGAATCCAACATTGGAAGGAATGAGGCAAATACTGAGCCTTAGTTACATAAATCTTCCTCATTATTTGAAGACATGCATGCTATATTTGGGTATGTATCCAGAGGACTATATAATCTGGAAAAATGATTTGGTCAGGCAATGGATAGCCCAAGGTTTTGTAAGTAAAGTACATGGGCAATATCCAGAGGCTATTGCAGAGGGCTATTTTAACGAGCTTGTTAACAGGGGCATCATTCAACCAGTTGATACAGATCATAACAATGAAGTGTTATCTTGCAAAGTGCATGATATGATCCTCGACCTTATTGTACACAAGTGCAGAGATGAAAATTTTATAATTGCGACACATGACATCCAAGCCATGATAGGTTTGTCTGGCAAGGTCCGCAGGCTCTCCCTCTATCTGGATGGTATAATAGATGGCACCATATTGGAGACCGCCCAACTCTCACAAGTAAGAGCACTGGCGAGATTCGGTACCTCTGCATATGCACCTCCTCTCTTGAAGTTCAACCATCTTCGAGTTTTAACTCTTGAATTTACAAGTGGAAACCATGGGTCGGAGATACCTGACCTCACTGGAATATCTCATTTGTTCCATCTGAGGTATCTaaaaataaaagcagatggtgaAATAGTGTTACCAAGGAAAATTCGGGGGCTAGAGCAATTGGAGACCTTGGAGTTAGGAGCATGTCCTCTTGAAGTTCCGCAAGATGTTATTCATTTGCGCCGATTGCAGCACCTGATCATCCCTAGTGGGATAAATTTGCCCGATGGGATTGGCAACATGAAATCTGTATGTACGCTGCAAGAGTTTGATGTGGGCTTGAATTCTATAGACAACATCAGAGGCCTTGGAGAACTGACCAATTTGAGGAATCTTCGAATATGTTACTACATGGATGAATTGCATGACAGGAAAACAACACAACGCTTGGATGTTTTGAGATGTTCCCTTGAAAAACTTTGCAACCTCAGATATCTGCACACGGATTCTAATATCAACAGTATATATGCGTTAAGCTCACATGTTTCTCTTTGCCTTCTCCGGAGGCTTCACATGTTGTGCATGTTTCCAATGGTTCCTAAGTGGATTGGCGAGCTCCATAACCTCATAGACCTTGATCTTAGAGTTGAGGTGTTGGAAGATGATATTGTAATTCTTGCACAGTTGCAATCTCTTAACCACCTCAAATTGCACGTCGAAGGAACTTGTGAAGCTAAAGAGAAAGTAGTCATCTGCGGAATTGGATTCCCTATTCTCAAGCATTTCAGGCTGTCCTGCATCAGGATATCACAGCTGACTTTTGAGGCAGGGGCTATGCCCAGTCTCGAAAAGCTTGAGGTAAGACTCAATTTTCTCTACGGTGGTGCACCTATGGGTATCGAGTACCTATTAGGCCTCAAGGAAATCCTTGTAATTGTTGGGGGatatggtgccgagggatccacTACAAGAGCTGCAGTGTCAGCGTTAAGGGAGGCCATTAATATGCGCTCAAGTCGTCCTACAGCTGACATTACGTGTGTTGACAATTCAATGTTCTTTGGACTCCTCTCATTGTCCTCTGACGGCTTCAACTGGAGGAAGTTCGGCCAGAAAACTATCCATGACAGCAAGTTCCGAAG AGATTACTACCGCTGTGCACACTATAGATCGCATAAATGCCCAGTGATCAAGCATATGCAGCGCACTGACGCTGACCCGCTGCTCTTTCAAGTCGTGTATCGTCATGAGCACACATGTACTACACAGTCCATGTTCCCGCTGCCACAGCCTGGCAATGAAGAAATTGTTGACCGGTAA